In Oncorhynchus gorbuscha isolate QuinsamMale2020 ecotype Even-year unplaced genomic scaffold, OgorEven_v1.0 Un_scaffold_8865, whole genome shotgun sequence, the sequence gtctcctctgaacagttgatgttgagatgtgtttgttacttgaactctgtgaagaatttatttgggctgcaatttctgaggctggtaactctaatgaacttatccactgcagcacaggtaactctgggtcttcctttcctgtggcggtcctcgtgagaacCGTGTTCATCATAgcgcacttgaagaaactttgaaagttcttgaaatgttccatattgactgacatgtcaaagtaatgatggactgttgtttctcttggtcttttaccaaatatctaTATAGATAATCTTCTGTAACCTCCCCCCTCCcacaccttgtcacaacacaactgattggctcaaatgcatttagaaggaaagaaattccacaaattaacttttaagaaggcccacctgttaatttaaatgcattccaggtgattacctcatgaagctggttgagagaatgctaagagtgtgcaaagctgccatcaaggcaaagggtggctatttgaagaatctcaaatgtaaaatatatttagatttgtttaacactttttttggttactagatgattccatatgtattatttcatagttttgacgtcttcagtattattctacaatgtagaaaatagtaaaaataaagaaaaacctgaatgagtaggtgttctaaaacttttgaccggaaGGAGGCCAGCACTTTACAGCAAACACCTTACTGAAATGTTGTCTAAAAATCACAGTCTTTTCACCACACAGAAAGACACTTCCAAGCTGTGGCCTCAAAAGGCAAGACTACTGTATGTGTCACTAGTATCATTCATTAAATGAGATACCGTGATATAATAGAGGAAATCAAGTTGTGAACCACGACGCAGGAATACCTGCAGTATCTTTATACAAAATGGCATGACCCAATAATGAGACTGAAAAATGTGACATTTTGTGGTGGGATTATACTGTGACAATTACAGATACTGAAACAATTATTATCTGTGTGTCAGATAATGAGAATCTGTGTTCTTTGCTTTTCAGACAAATACCGGAACAGTGCTGCCCCACGTAAGAAGGTACGTTGAGATAAAACAGCAAAACTCTAGAAATTACATTATTGCTCTTGGTTTATAAGTGTTGTTTATTTAACGATATGAAAGGTTTTTTATACAATGTTAATAGCATTTACAGTAAATGTGGAATGGCAATAATTAGGCTTtctggttgttgttgttgcatctACCAAACAGTAGGAGGCAGAACATCCCCAATCTGAGGAAATCTGTGGTCTATTTTACGTATCCTGGAGTAAtattaaaatgaaacatgtatttattaaatCCTACTATAACGGATGTTAAGGTGTTTGGTGCCTCCTCCTATTCCTCATCAGATCACTGAAGGGGCCATGACACATAAGGTGGACAAATCTCCTGTGCTAGGTGCCCCCACCTCCCTTCCTGCCCCGCCCCCTGGGCCCCAAGCCTCCCCGGATCACCCTCCCACCATGGGGGCCCCTCCTGCCACAGAGGGAGCCAGTGTAAAGGAGCCAGGGGCCCCGGTGGAGACAAAGACGCAGGGGAAGAAAGAACCACCAGGAGGGACCACACATGTGAAGGAGGAATACGGCTACATCGTCACCAACCAAAGGTCTTCTAAGCCTAATGTTCATAAACACAGGATGTTGGTGTAGGAgcgtatatctgtctgtctgtctacgtgTCTGTCTCAGAGTCTTTGACTGTACATGGCGTGTGTATGTAAGCGTGTGTATgtaagagtttgtgtgtgtgtgtgtttgcaggtttgtgtgtatctgtgtttgtGATTTTGCTTGCagttgtactgtatatgtgtgtgtgtttgtgcttttgCTTTTCTCTTCAGTGctctgtgtgtatgcatgtatgagtgt encodes:
- the LOC124030027 gene encoding receptor-type tyrosine-protein phosphatase-like N, which gives rise to MKDLTPSQLANLPAALKQLQMESATDLGTDTADKYRNSAAPRKKITEGAMTHKVDKSPVLGAPTSLPAPPPGPQASPDHPPTMGAPPATEGASVKEPGAPVETKTQGKKEPPGGTTHVKEEYGYIVTNQSPLSLYDGVRLLGLLAERIPLSTGSFINIR